A region of Mycolicibacterium brumae DNA encodes the following proteins:
- a CDS encoding MetQ/NlpA family ABC transporter substrate-binding protein, translating to MSSAQDPAPDDPGDPLWLPPKPRRDRSLVVAGVGIAIALVAGLLFSLFGGANAILGAGDAEQTVVIGTTEGSQDYWPVLQRLAAEEGITIKVVNFADYSQPNPALAQGQTDLNLFQHLLFLASYNVEAGEDLVPVGSTVVVPLGLYSRKYTAVGDIPDGAEIAIPNDPTNQARALLVLQQAGLIRLVGGGSVTSTPADVDAAGSRVKVVPISAQQTVTSLPSVAAAVINNGFAMDADIDPSSAIYNDDATSPAAQPYINAFAARAEDKDNPLFARIVELYHDPEVIKAVREASRNTSVIVDLPADELQRITVGLQEQLSDE from the coding sequence GTGAGCAGCGCGCAGGATCCGGCGCCGGACGACCCAGGCGATCCGCTGTGGTTGCCGCCAAAGCCGCGCCGGGACCGTTCGCTCGTGGTCGCTGGTGTCGGCATCGCGATCGCGCTGGTCGCTGGACTGCTGTTCTCCCTGTTCGGGGGCGCGAACGCCATCCTCGGCGCCGGCGACGCGGAGCAGACCGTCGTCATCGGGACCACCGAGGGCAGCCAGGACTACTGGCCGGTGCTGCAGCGATTGGCCGCCGAAGAAGGCATCACCATCAAGGTCGTCAACTTCGCCGATTACTCCCAACCCAACCCGGCGCTCGCCCAGGGCCAGACCGACCTCAACCTGTTCCAGCATCTGCTGTTCTTGGCCAGCTACAACGTGGAGGCGGGCGAGGATCTGGTTCCGGTCGGCTCGACGGTGGTGGTGCCGCTGGGCCTGTACTCCCGCAAGTACACCGCCGTCGGCGACATTCCCGACGGCGCGGAGATCGCCATCCCCAACGACCCCACCAACCAGGCCCGCGCGTTGCTGGTGCTGCAGCAGGCCGGGTTGATCCGGCTGGTCGGCGGCGGCAGCGTCACGTCCACCCCGGCCGATGTGGACGCGGCCGGCTCGCGGGTGAAGGTGGTGCCCATCAGCGCCCAGCAGACCGTCACCTCGCTGCCGTCGGTGGCCGCGGCGGTCATCAACAACGGCTTCGCGATGGACGCCGACATCGACCCGTCGTCGGCGATCTACAACGACGACGCCACCTCGCCGGCCGCGCAGCCCTACATCAACGCGTTCGCCGCCCGCGCCGAGGACAAGGACAACCCGCTGTTCGCGCGGATCGTCGAGCTGTACCACGACCCCGAGGTGATCAAGGCGGTGCGCGAGGCGTCCCGGAACACCTCGGTCATCGTCGACCTGCCGGCCGACGAATTGCAGCGCATCACCGTCGGCCTGCAAGAACAACTGAGCGACGAGTAG
- the ilvN gene encoding acetolactate synthase small subunit: MTIHTLSVLVEDKPGVLARVAALFSRRGYNIESLAVGATEHKNMSRMTIVVSVDDFPLEQITKQLNKLINVIKIVEQDVENSVSRELALIKVRADAGTRSQVIEAVNLFRAKVVDVSTESLTIEATGTQEKLDALLRVLEPYGVREIVQSGMVSLSRGPRGMATSK; the protein is encoded by the coding sequence ATGACAATCCACACCCTGTCCGTCCTGGTGGAGGACAAGCCCGGCGTCCTGGCCCGTGTCGCGGCGCTGTTCTCCCGCCGCGGCTACAACATCGAGTCGCTGGCCGTCGGCGCCACCGAGCACAAGAACATGTCGCGGATGACGATCGTCGTCTCGGTGGACGACTTCCCGCTGGAGCAGATCACCAAGCAGCTCAACAAGCTGATCAACGTGATCAAGATCGTCGAGCAGGACGTCGAGAACTCGGTGTCCCGCGAGCTGGCGCTGATCAAGGTCCGGGCCGACGCCGGCACCCGCAGCCAGGTCATCGAGGCCGTTAATCTGTTCCGCGCCAAGGTGGTCGACGTGTCCACCGAGTCGCTGACCATCGAGGCCACCGGCACCCAGGAGAAGCTCGACGCGCTGCTGCGGGTGCTCGAGCCCTATGGCGTCCGGGAGATCGTCCAATCCGGCATGGTGTCGCTGTCCCGCGGGCCGCGGGGCATGGCCACCTCCAAGTAG
- a CDS encoding phytoene desaturase family protein, translating into MTDVTVVGSGPNGLAAAVVCARAGLRVRIIEGQTTAGGGVRTVADPEFAGVSHDVCSAIHPMALASPFFRSFGLAERVALVSPSVSYANPLPGRPAALAYLDFERTCAGLSDPGSWRAMFAPLVRDSDAVVETMLSDKRSPPGHPVAATRLGLRVGLQGSPGWRLLRGEDARALFAGVAAHAVSPLPSLPAAGLGTVLATLAHTVGWPVPVGGSQAIADAMLADFFVHGGELVLDEPATLPPTGVVIYDTPARALLDIYGDRLPARYAARLRRLRHGAGVAKVDFVLSEDIPWSDPRLAETATFHLGGTRDQMATAEAAVNAGRHADSPMVLAASPHVGDPGRIDSQGRRPFWTYAHVPHGSPVDQAEAVTAVVERFAPGFRDIVVGVRSVPAAEMASHNANLVGGDITGGGNSMWRALAGPTLRANPWATPIPGAYLCSAAAPPNGGVHGMVGFYAARAVLKREFGLPTPHLGP; encoded by the coding sequence ATGACCGATGTCACTGTCGTCGGCAGCGGTCCGAATGGTCTGGCCGCCGCTGTTGTCTGCGCCCGCGCGGGGCTGCGGGTTCGAATCATCGAGGGGCAAACGACGGCCGGCGGTGGGGTCCGCACTGTGGCGGACCCGGAGTTCGCGGGCGTATCGCACGACGTGTGCTCGGCGATTCATCCGATGGCGCTGGCGTCCCCGTTCTTCCGTTCGTTCGGCCTGGCCGAGCGGGTGGCGTTGGTTTCGCCGTCGGTCTCCTACGCCAATCCGCTGCCGGGGCGCCCGGCGGCGCTGGCCTATCTCGATTTCGAGCGCACCTGCGCGGGGCTGTCGGATCCGGGTTCCTGGCGGGCGATGTTCGCTCCCCTGGTCCGTGACTCCGATGCGGTGGTGGAAACCATGCTGAGCGACAAGCGCTCGCCGCCGGGGCACCCGGTGGCGGCGACGCGGCTCGGGCTGCGGGTGGGCCTGCAGGGCAGCCCGGGCTGGCGGTTGCTGCGTGGTGAGGACGCCCGCGCGTTGTTCGCCGGGGTGGCCGCGCACGCGGTCTCGCCGCTGCCGTCCCTTCCGGCGGCCGGGTTGGGAACCGTGTTGGCGACGTTGGCGCACACCGTCGGTTGGCCCGTTCCGGTCGGTGGCAGCCAGGCGATCGCGGACGCGATGCTGGCCGACTTCTTCGTCCACGGCGGCGAGCTGGTGCTGGATGAGCCGGCGACCTTGCCGCCCACAGGTGTCGTCATCTATGACACCCCGGCTCGCGCGCTGCTGGACATCTACGGTGACCGGCTGCCCGCCCGGTATGCCGCGCGGCTGCGCCGACTTCGCCACGGCGCGGGCGTCGCAAAGGTGGATTTCGTTCTCTCCGAGGATATTCCGTGGTCGGATCCGCGGCTCGCGGAGACGGCGACGTTTCATCTGGGCGGAACTCGGGATCAGATGGCCACCGCCGAGGCTGCGGTGAACGCCGGCCGGCACGCCGATTCACCGATGGTCCTCGCGGCCTCACCGCACGTCGGGGACCCGGGCCGCATCGACTCCCAGGGTCGACGGCCGTTCTGGACGTACGCCCATGTGCCGCACGGTTCCCCGGTCGACCAGGCCGAGGCGGTGACGGCGGTGGTGGAACGGTTCGCCCCGGGTTTCCGCGACATCGTGGTCGGAGTGCGCAGCGTCCCGGCCGCCGAAATGGCCTCCCACAACGCGAATCTGGTCGGCGGGGACATCACCGGCGGCGGCAACTCCATGTGGCGGGCGCTGGCGGGCCCGACTTTGCGCGCGAACCCGTGGGCCACCCCGATCCCGGGCGCTTACCTGTGTTCGGCCGCCGCCCCGCCCAACGGCGGGGTGCACGGCATGGTCGGCTTCTACGCCGCCCGGGCGGTGCTCAAGCGCGAGTTCGGCCTCCCGACGCCGCATTTGGGACCCTGA
- a CDS encoding methionine ABC transporter permease produces MSTEWATLSPIFWQSTWETLQMVVVTLVVGGFFGLIVGVLLYTTRSGGILANRWVYTILNVLVNFIRPIPFIIFIVAIGPLTLNVIGTTIGTKAAIFALCIAATFGISRIVEQNLVSVDPGVIEAAQAMGAGPLRIITRVLLPEALGPLILGYTFVFIAVVDMTAVAGSVGGGGLGNFAITYGYQRFNWTVTWIAVAAIIILVQAAQFFGNWLSGKALRR; encoded by the coding sequence ATGAGCACCGAGTGGGCGACGTTGAGTCCCATCTTCTGGCAGTCGACGTGGGAAACGCTGCAGATGGTGGTCGTCACGCTGGTGGTCGGCGGCTTCTTCGGGCTGATCGTCGGCGTGCTGCTCTACACCACCCGCAGCGGCGGGATCCTGGCCAACCGCTGGGTCTACACCATCCTGAATGTGCTGGTGAACTTCATCCGGCCGATCCCGTTCATCATCTTCATCGTCGCGATCGGCCCGCTCACCCTCAACGTCATCGGCACCACCATCGGCACCAAGGCGGCGATCTTCGCGCTGTGCATCGCCGCCACCTTCGGCATCTCCCGGATCGTCGAGCAGAACCTGGTGTCGGTGGATCCGGGGGTGATCGAGGCCGCCCAGGCGATGGGCGCCGGGCCGCTGCGGATCATCACCCGGGTGCTGCTGCCCGAAGCGCTGGGACCGCTGATCCTGGGCTACACCTTTGTGTTCATCGCGGTGGTGGACATGACCGCGGTGGCCGGTTCGGTCGGCGGTGGCGGGCTGGGCAACTTCGCCATCACCTACGGCTACCAGCGGTTCAACTGGACGGTCACCTGGATCGCGGTGGCGGCCATCATCATCCTGGTGCAGGCCGCGCAATTCTTCGGCAACTGGCTGTCGGGGAAGGCCCTGCGGCGCTAG
- a CDS encoding PH domain-containing protein, producing MAHIAAFFMVLILLLPAFLWPPSTVLMVLPLLASVAIARLRTEADADAVTAHELLGSTRIPWEDIDGLHFVKGKWARARLRDGGRDVRLPAVTFATLPLLTQASRGRVPNPYR from the coding sequence ATGGCACACATCGCGGCTTTCTTCATGGTGCTGATCCTGCTGTTGCCGGCGTTCCTGTGGCCGCCGTCGACGGTGCTGATGGTCCTGCCGCTGCTCGCGTCGGTCGCGATCGCCCGGCTGCGCACCGAGGCCGACGCCGACGCCGTGACCGCCCACGAGTTGTTGGGCAGCACCCGCATTCCGTGGGAGGACATCGACGGACTGCACTTCGTGAAGGGCAAATGGGCGCGGGCCCGGCTGCGCGACGGCGGCCGGGATGTCCGGTTGCCGGCGGTCACCTTCGCGACACTGCCGCTGCTGACCCAGGCCAGCCGCGGCCGGGTGCCCAACCCCTACCGCTGA
- a CDS encoding methionine ABC transporter ATP-binding protein, with translation MAPIVEFVDVSKTYPVRGDAGSFDALSNISLAIEDGSISAIIGGSGAGKSTLVRMINALERPTGGKVLVEGVDITTLSAKEIRKLRNRIGMVFQQFNLLSSRTVYGNIAFALEAAGIDKARHRDRIAELLHFVGLAEKAWSYPSQLSGGQKQRVGIARALAANPRILLADEATSALDPQTTNDVLRLLQKVNAEFGITVVVITHEMDVVRKIADRVAVLEDGRLIEEGSVYDIFAAPQAELTAGFVATAMHNRPSAEDTALLADAHPGRLIAVGVGEGLRFGAALTDALRAADGVGFEIVYGGVSALGGRSVGNLTLALTGPDSRVDDVIARLREHTTVEELAR, from the coding sequence GTGGCACCCATCGTCGAGTTCGTCGACGTCAGCAAGACCTACCCGGTGCGCGGTGACGCCGGTTCCTTCGACGCGCTGTCGAATATCAGCCTCGCGATCGAGGACGGCAGCATCTCGGCGATCATCGGCGGCTCCGGCGCGGGCAAATCGACGCTGGTCCGGATGATCAACGCGCTGGAGCGGCCGACCGGCGGCAAGGTGCTGGTCGAGGGCGTGGACATCACCACCCTGAGCGCCAAGGAGATCCGGAAGCTGCGCAACCGCATCGGGATGGTGTTCCAGCAGTTCAACCTGCTGTCCTCGCGCACCGTGTACGGCAATATCGCGTTCGCGCTGGAGGCCGCCGGAATCGACAAGGCCCGCCACCGCGACCGCATCGCCGAGCTGCTGCACTTCGTCGGTCTCGCCGAAAAGGCCTGGTCCTACCCGAGCCAACTGTCCGGCGGGCAGAAGCAGCGGGTCGGCATCGCCCGCGCGTTGGCCGCCAACCCCCGGATCCTGCTGGCCGACGAGGCCACCTCCGCGCTGGACCCGCAGACCACCAACGATGTGCTGCGGCTGCTGCAGAAGGTCAACGCCGAGTTCGGCATCACCGTCGTGGTGATCACCCACGAAATGGATGTGGTGCGCAAGATCGCCGACCGGGTCGCGGTGCTGGAGGACGGCCGGCTGATCGAAGAGGGCTCGGTCTACGACATCTTCGCCGCGCCCCAGGCCGAGTTGACCGCCGGATTCGTCGCCACCGCCATGCACAACCGGCCGTCCGCCGAGGACACCGCGCTGTTGGCCGACGCGCACCCGGGCCGGCTGATCGCCGTCGGCGTGGGGGAGGGCCTGCGGTTCGGCGCCGCGCTGACCGACGCCCTCCGCGCGGCCGACGGCGTCGGCTTCGAGATTGTCTACGGCGGCGTCTCGGCGCTCGGCGGACGCTCGGTCGGCAATCTCACCCTCGCGCTGACCGGCCCGGACTCGCGCGTCGACGACGTGATCGCGCGGCTTCGGGAACACACCACGGTGGAGGAGCTGGCGCGATGA
- the bcp gene encoding thioredoxin-dependent thiol peroxidase: MTENVRLQPGDTAPAFALPDADGNVVKLSDYAGRKVIVYFYPAAMTPGCTKQACDFRDNLSELEGAGLDVVGISPDKPEKLAKFRDRDSVNFPLLSDPDKDVLTAWGAYGEKKLYGKVVTGVIRSTFVVDENGKIEVAQYNVKATGHVAKLRRDLAV, translated from the coding sequence ATGACCGAGAACGTTCGCCTGCAACCCGGTGACACTGCCCCCGCGTTCGCGCTGCCCGACGCCGACGGCAACGTCGTCAAGCTGTCGGATTACGCCGGACGCAAGGTCATCGTCTACTTCTATCCGGCGGCGATGACCCCGGGCTGCACCAAGCAGGCCTGCGATTTCCGGGACAATCTGAGCGAGCTGGAAGGCGCCGGGCTCGACGTCGTCGGCATCTCCCCGGACAAGCCGGAGAAGCTGGCGAAGTTCCGCGACCGCGATTCGGTGAACTTCCCGCTGCTGTCGGACCCGGACAAGGACGTGCTGACCGCCTGGGGCGCGTACGGCGAGAAGAAGCTGTACGGCAAGGTCGTCACCGGCGTGATCCGGTCCACCTTCGTCGTCGACGAGAACGGCAAGATCGAGGTCGCGCAGTACAACGTGAAGGCGACCGGCCACGTCGCCAAGCTGCGCCGGGATCTGGCGGTTTAG
- the ilvC gene encoding ketol-acid reductoisomerase, whose protein sequence is MYYDDDADLSLIQGRKVGVIGYGSQGHAHSLSLRDSGVEVKVGLKEGSKSREKVTEQGLEVDTPAEVAKWADVIMLLAPDTAQAEIFTNDIEPNLKDGDALFFGHGLNIHFDLIEPPANVTIGMVAPKGPGHLVRRQFVDGKGVPCLIAIDQDPKGEGEALALSYAKGIGGTRAGVIKTTFKEETETDLFGEQAVLCGGTEELVKAGFEVMVEAGYAPEMAYFEVLHELKLIVDLMYEGGIARMNYSVSDTAEFGGYISGPRVIDADTKERMRAILTDIQDGTFVKRLVANVEGGNKELEGLRKQNAEHPIEVTGKKLRDLMSWVDRPITETA, encoded by the coding sequence ATGTACTACGACGACGACGCGGATCTGTCGCTGATCCAGGGCCGCAAGGTCGGTGTGATCGGCTACGGCAGCCAGGGCCACGCCCATTCGCTGTCGCTGCGCGACTCCGGCGTCGAGGTCAAGGTCGGCCTGAAGGAAGGCTCGAAGTCCCGCGAGAAGGTCACCGAGCAGGGGCTGGAGGTGGACACCCCCGCGGAGGTCGCCAAGTGGGCCGACGTCATCATGCTGCTGGCGCCGGACACCGCGCAGGCCGAGATCTTCACCAACGACATCGAGCCGAACCTCAAGGACGGCGACGCGCTGTTCTTCGGGCACGGCCTGAACATCCACTTCGACCTGATCGAGCCGCCGGCCAACGTCACCATCGGCATGGTCGCCCCCAAGGGCCCCGGCCACCTGGTGCGCCGGCAGTTCGTCGACGGCAAGGGTGTGCCCTGTCTGATCGCCATCGATCAGGACCCCAAGGGCGAGGGCGAGGCGCTGGCGCTGTCCTACGCCAAGGGCATCGGCGGCACTCGCGCCGGCGTCATCAAGACCACCTTCAAGGAAGAGACCGAGACCGACCTGTTCGGTGAGCAGGCCGTGCTGTGCGGCGGCACCGAGGAACTGGTCAAGGCCGGGTTCGAGGTCATGGTCGAGGCGGGCTACGCCCCCGAGATGGCCTACTTCGAGGTGCTGCACGAGCTGAAGCTGATCGTCGACCTGATGTACGAGGGCGGCATCGCCCGGATGAACTACTCGGTGTCCGACACCGCGGAGTTCGGCGGCTACATCTCCGGTCCGCGCGTCATCGACGCCGACACCAAGGAGCGGATGCGCGCCATCCTCACCGACATCCAGGACGGCACCTTCGTCAAGCGCCTGGTCGCCAATGTCGAGGGCGGCAACAAGGAGCTCGAGGGCCTGCGCAAGCAGAACGCCGAGCACCCGATCGAGGTCACCGGCAAGAAGCTGCGCGACCTGATGAGCTGGGTGGATCGCCCGATCACCGAAACCGCTTAA
- a CDS encoding acetolactate synthase large subunit yields the protein MSAPTTRPPEQQGNNAPTSANGAAVGKPAPNGKANPAVPGDAVAPVQLTGAEAVVRSLEQLGVDTIFGIPGGAVLPVYDPLFDSTKLRHVLVRHEQGAGHAASGYAHANGRVGVMMATSGPGATNLVTPLADAQMDSIPVVAITGQVGRGLIGTDAFQEADISGITMPITKHNFLVSNGDDIARMIAEAFHIASSGRPGAVLVDIPKDILQGQCTFSWPPTMELPGYKPNTKPHSRQIREAAKYIAAANKPVLYVGGGVIRGEATDELLELAEMTGIPVVTTLMARGAFPDSHPQHLGMPGMHGAVTAVAALQKADLLIALGTRFDDRVTGQLDSFAPDAKVIHADIDPAEIGKNRHADVPIVGDVLAVITDLIAALRKDGAPGNLNLESWWEYLSGMRATYPLSYGPQSDGSLSPEFVIERLGEIAGPDAIYVAGVGQHQMWAAQFIKYEKPRTWLNSGGLGTMGYSVPAAMGAKMACPDKEVWAIDGDGCFQMTNQELATCAIEGVPIKVALINNGNLGMVRQWQTLFYGERYSQTDLATHSQRIPDFVKLSEAMGCVGLRCERAEDVDDVIRQAREINDRPVVIDFIVGADAQVWPMVAAGTGNDQIMAARDIRPLFDNEDQV from the coding sequence GTGAGCGCTCCCACGACGCGACCACCGGAACAGCAGGGGAACAACGCCCCCACCTCGGCCAATGGCGCCGCGGTGGGCAAGCCGGCCCCCAACGGCAAGGCCAACCCGGCGGTGCCGGGCGACGCCGTCGCGCCGGTGCAGCTCACCGGCGCCGAAGCGGTGGTCCGATCCCTGGAGCAGCTGGGCGTCGACACCATCTTCGGCATCCCCGGCGGCGCCGTGCTGCCGGTCTATGACCCGCTGTTCGACTCGACCAAGCTGCGCCACGTGCTGGTCCGCCACGAGCAGGGCGCCGGCCACGCCGCCAGCGGCTACGCGCACGCCAACGGCCGCGTCGGCGTCATGATGGCCACCTCCGGCCCCGGCGCGACCAACCTGGTCACCCCGCTGGCCGACGCGCAGATGGACTCGATCCCCGTCGTCGCCATCACCGGGCAGGTGGGCCGCGGCCTGATCGGCACCGACGCGTTCCAGGAAGCCGACATCTCCGGCATCACCATGCCGATCACCAAGCACAACTTCCTGGTGAGCAACGGCGACGACATCGCCCGGATGATCGCCGAGGCGTTCCACATCGCCTCCTCCGGCCGTCCCGGCGCGGTGCTGGTCGACATCCCCAAGGACATCCTGCAGGGGCAGTGCACCTTCAGCTGGCCGCCGACCATGGAGTTGCCCGGCTACAAGCCGAACACCAAGCCGCACAGCCGCCAAATCCGCGAAGCCGCGAAATACATTGCGGCGGCGAACAAGCCGGTCCTCTACGTCGGCGGCGGCGTGATCCGCGGCGAGGCGACCGACGAGCTGCTGGAGCTGGCGGAGATGACCGGCATCCCGGTGGTCACCACCCTGATGGCCCGCGGCGCGTTCCCCGACAGCCACCCGCAGCACCTGGGCATGCCGGGCATGCACGGCGCGGTGACCGCGGTCGCCGCGCTGCAGAAGGCCGATCTGCTGATCGCGCTGGGCACCCGGTTCGATGACCGGGTGACCGGCCAGCTGGACTCCTTCGCGCCGGACGCCAAGGTCATCCACGCCGACATCGACCCCGCCGAGATCGGCAAGAACCGGCACGCCGACGTGCCGATCGTCGGCGATGTGTTGGCCGTCATCACCGACCTGATCGCCGCGCTGCGCAAAGACGGCGCCCCCGGGAACTTGAACCTGGAGTCCTGGTGGGAGTACCTGTCCGGGATGCGGGCCACCTACCCGCTGAGCTACGGCCCGCAGTCCGACGGCAGCCTGAGCCCGGAGTTCGTCATCGAGCGGCTCGGCGAGATCGCCGGACCGGACGCAATCTATGTCGCCGGCGTGGGCCAGCACCAGATGTGGGCCGCGCAGTTCATCAAGTACGAGAAGCCGCGCACCTGGCTGAACTCCGGCGGCCTGGGCACCATGGGCTACTCGGTGCCCGCCGCGATGGGCGCGAAGATGGCCTGCCCGGACAAAGAGGTGTGGGCCATCGACGGCGACGGCTGCTTCCAGATGACCAATCAGGAGCTGGCCACCTGCGCCATCGAGGGCGTGCCGATCAAGGTCGCGCTGATCAACAACGGCAACCTGGGCATGGTCCGGCAGTGGCAGACGTTGTTCTACGGCGAGCGCTACAGCCAGACCGACCTGGCCACCCACAGTCAGCGCATCCCGGACTTCGTCAAGCTGTCCGAGGCGATGGGTTGCGTCGGATTGCGTTGCGAGCGTGCCGAAGACGTCGACGACGTGATCCGGCAGGCCCGTGAGATCAACGACCGCCCGGTGGTCATCGACTTCATCGTCGGCGCCGACGCCCAGGTATGGCCGATGGTCGCCGCCGGCACCGGCAACGACCAGATCATGGCCGCCCGCGACATCCGTCCGCTGTTCGACAATGAGGATCAGGTCTGA
- a CDS encoding long-chain-fatty-acid--CoA ligase: MTDSAPTPRFLDDRLNHWAQTNPDGEAVHYLGRTWTWSQWNDRIRRLAGALRERGIGRGHVVGFLDKNHPAGVELTMAALSLGAATVVVNFRLSGDELAYVLDDADAELLVVGEEFRPTIEGIAGRLPKLQTIVGLTPEGGDGDEYEALLASSAPVARAEDRDPDDVVLIMYSSGTTGRPKGVELTHANLIAHTLYSHDGWAFDEGDKCMVAMPLFHVGGSSYVQVPIHDGFPAVMTREVDGLSLAGAILAGANRAFLVPAVLAKVLESGPDAVKLFSALKTYSYGASPMPLPLLRAALQAWPDTDFIQVYGLTEVCGVISHLMPEDHRDTEHPERLISAGTLVDHCELQVVNPDTGDPQPTGTQGELWFRTPQLMKGYRKRPEATAEAITADGWFRTGDIGRIDADGYLYVEDRLKDMIITGGENVYSLEVERVLAEHPSVMEVAVYGVPDEKWGEAVHATIALDPESDPNLVDPELLIAWCRERLAHYKCPKQIDLMEALPRNPTGKILKKDLRQPYWAGHDRQTV; the protein is encoded by the coding sequence GTGACCGACTCGGCGCCGACGCCCCGCTTCCTCGATGACCGCCTGAACCACTGGGCCCAGACCAATCCCGACGGCGAGGCGGTGCACTATCTGGGCCGCACCTGGACCTGGTCACAGTGGAACGATCGGATCCGGCGACTCGCCGGCGCGCTGCGCGAGCGCGGCATCGGCCGCGGCCACGTCGTCGGCTTCCTGGACAAGAACCACCCGGCCGGCGTCGAGCTGACCATGGCCGCGCTGTCGCTCGGAGCGGCGACGGTGGTGGTGAACTTCCGACTTTCCGGCGACGAGTTGGCCTATGTGCTCGATGACGCCGACGCCGAACTCCTGGTGGTCGGCGAGGAGTTCCGTCCCACCATCGAAGGCATCGCCGGCAGACTGCCGAAGCTGCAGACGATCGTTGGCCTGACCCCCGAGGGCGGCGACGGCGACGAATACGAAGCCCTGCTGGCGAGTTCGGCCCCCGTAGCGCGCGCAGAGGACCGCGACCCGGACGACGTGGTGCTCATCATGTACTCGTCGGGCACCACCGGCCGGCCCAAGGGTGTCGAACTCACACACGCGAATCTCATTGCGCACACGCTGTATTCGCACGACGGCTGGGCCTTCGACGAGGGCGACAAATGCATGGTCGCGATGCCGCTGTTCCACGTCGGCGGCTCCTCCTACGTCCAGGTGCCGATTCACGACGGTTTCCCGGCGGTGATGACCCGCGAGGTGGACGGGCTGTCGCTGGCCGGGGCGATCCTGGCCGGCGCCAACCGCGCGTTCCTGGTGCCGGCGGTGCTGGCCAAGGTGCTCGAATCCGGGCCGGACGCGGTGAAACTGTTCAGCGCGCTCAAGACCTACAGCTACGGGGCGTCGCCGATGCCGCTGCCGCTGCTGCGCGCGGCGTTGCAGGCCTGGCCGGACACCGACTTCATCCAGGTGTACGGCCTGACCGAGGTGTGCGGAGTGATCAGCCACCTGATGCCCGAAGACCACCGCGACACCGAGCATCCGGAGCGGCTGATCAGCGCGGGCACCCTGGTGGACCACTGCGAACTGCAGGTCGTAAATCCGGACACCGGCGATCCGCAGCCGACCGGCACCCAGGGTGAATTATGGTTCCGCACACCGCAATTGATGAAGGGCTACCGCAAACGCCCGGAGGCCACCGCGGAGGCGATCACCGCCGATGGCTGGTTCCGCACCGGCGATATCGGGCGCATCGACGCCGACGGCTACCTCTACGTCGAGGACCGGCTCAAGGACATGATCATCACCGGCGGTGAAAACGTGTACTCACTCGAGGTGGAGCGGGTGCTCGCCGAACACCCGTCGGTGATGGAGGTCGCGGTCTACGGCGTCCCCGACGAGAAGTGGGGCGAGGCGGTGCACGCCACCATCGCGCTGGACCCGGAGTCCGATCCGAACCTCGTCGACCCCGAGTTGCTGATCGCCTGGTGCCGGGAGCGACTCGCACACTACAAGTGCCCCAAGCAGATCGACCTGATGGAGGCGCTGCCGCGCAACCCCACCGGCAAGATCCTGAAGAAGGATCTGCGCCAGCCATACTGGGCCGGCCACGACCGTCAGACCGTCTGA
- a CDS encoding DUF3618 domain-containing protein, whose protein sequence is MADQDPEAIKAQIDVARNQLASTVDALAERANPRRIADDAKSKALATINQPAVKATAAGVVGLVLLVVVLRVRRQREIRRLLRDY, encoded by the coding sequence GTGGCGGATCAGGATCCCGAGGCCATCAAGGCCCAGATCGACGTCGCCCGAAATCAGTTGGCGTCCACCGTCGACGCGCTGGCTGAGCGGGCCAACCCGCGCCGGATCGCCGACGACGCCAAATCCAAGGCGTTGGCGACCATCAATCAGCCCGCGGTGAAGGCGACCGCGGCCGGCGTGGTCGGTTTGGTGCTGCTGGTGGTCGTGCTCCGGGTGCGCCGCCAGCGCGAGATCCGCCGCCTGCTGCGCGACTACTGA